In Rheinheimera sp. MM224, one DNA window encodes the following:
- the parE gene encoding DNA topoisomerase IV subunit B: MTDQQYNADSIEVLTGLEPVQRRPGMYTDTTRPNHLGQEVIDNSVDEALAGHADLVHVILHEDQSLEVIDNGRGMPVDIHPEEGVSGVELILCRLHAGGKFSNKNYQFSGGLHGVGISVVNALSSRVDVAVRRDGNVYEIAFEHGNKVSELAITGTVGKRNTGTRVRFWPAPDYFDSPKFSVSRMLHVLKAKAVLCPGLTIKFDDKVNNQSYQWCYQAGIRDYLMDAVKDMIALPEQPFVGSLSASHEAVEWAVLWLPEGGELVTESYVNLIPTAQGGTHVNGLRQGLLEALRDFCEFRNLLPRGIKLTPEDVWDRCSYILSLKMQEPQFAGQTKEKLSSRQAVAFISGVVKDAFSLWLNEHTDIAEQLAEFCINNAQKRLRAAKKIIRKKVTAGPALPGKLSDCSSQDLNRTELFFVEGDSAGGSAKQARDREFQAVMPLRGKILNTWEVESEQILGSQEVHDISVAIGMDPNSADLSQLRYGKICILADADSDGLHIATLLCALFMRHFRPLVEAGHIYVAMPPLYRIDCGKEVFYALDEDEKKGILDRLEAEKKRSKINVQRFKGLGEMNPLQLRETTIDPNTRRLVQLTIDDLVQTMEMMDMLLAKKRAPDRKDWLEMKGDRAIVAV, encoded by the coding sequence ATGACAGACCAGCAATACAACGCCGATTCCATTGAGGTGCTGACAGGCCTTGAGCCAGTACAGCGCCGTCCAGGTATGTATACCGATACCACCCGTCCTAACCATTTAGGTCAGGAAGTGATAGATAACAGCGTCGATGAAGCTTTGGCTGGCCATGCCGATTTAGTGCATGTGATTCTGCATGAGGATCAGTCGCTGGAAGTCATAGACAATGGCCGTGGTATGCCCGTGGATATTCACCCGGAAGAAGGGGTATCAGGTGTTGAACTGATCCTGTGTCGTTTGCATGCCGGTGGCAAATTCTCTAATAAAAACTATCAGTTCTCAGGTGGTTTGCACGGCGTAGGTATTTCTGTCGTCAACGCCTTGTCTAGCAGGGTCGATGTAGCGGTACGCCGTGATGGCAATGTCTATGAAATAGCTTTTGAGCATGGCAATAAAGTCAGTGAACTGGCGATTACCGGCACTGTAGGCAAACGTAATACAGGCACAAGAGTACGCTTTTGGCCTGCGCCGGATTATTTTGATTCGCCTAAGTTTTCTGTCAGCCGCATGCTGCATGTACTGAAAGCCAAAGCTGTATTGTGTCCAGGCCTTACCATCAAGTTTGACGACAAGGTCAATAATCAGAGTTATCAGTGGTGTTATCAGGCCGGTATCCGTGATTATTTAATGGATGCGGTCAAAGACATGATAGCACTGCCTGAGCAGCCTTTTGTCGGCAGCTTAAGCGCCAGTCATGAGGCTGTGGAATGGGCTGTGCTTTGGTTACCTGAAGGTGGCGAGCTGGTGACAGAAAGTTATGTCAACCTGATCCCAACGGCTCAGGGTGGTACCCACGTTAATGGTTTACGTCAGGGTTTGTTAGAAGCGCTGCGCGATTTTTGTGAATTCCGTAATTTATTGCCACGGGGCATTAAGTTAACTCCTGAAGATGTCTGGGACCGCTGTAGTTATATTTTGTCGTTAAAAATGCAGGAACCACAGTTTGCCGGCCAGACCAAAGAAAAACTCTCATCACGTCAGGCGGTGGCTTTTATCAGCGGTGTGGTGAAAGACGCCTTTAGCTTGTGGCTGAACGAACACACTGATATTGCTGAGCAACTGGCCGAGTTTTGTATCAATAACGCGCAAAAACGCCTGCGTGCTGCGAAAAAAATTATCCGCAAAAAGGTGACAGCTGGCCCAGCCTTACCTGGCAAGTTATCGGACTGTTCATCACAAGATCTAAACCGTACTGAACTGTTTTTTGTCGAAGGGGATTCAGCTGGTGGTTCTGCCAAACAGGCTCGGGATCGTGAATTCCAGGCCGTGATGCCACTGCGCGGTAAAATTCTGAATACCTGGGAAGTGGAATCTGAGCAAATTTTAGGTTCACAGGAAGTACACGATATTTCTGTGGCCATTGGCATGGATCCAAACTCAGCTGATTTAAGCCAACTGCGCTACGGCAAAATTTGTATTCTGGCCGACGCCGACTCGGATGGTCTGCACATCGCAACCTTATTGTGTGCTTTGTTTATGCGCCATTTCCGCCCGCTGGTGGAAGCTGGTCATATCTATGTGGCTATGCCGCCTTTGTACCGTATCGACTGCGGCAAAGAAGTGTTTTATGCGCTGGATGAGGACGAGAAAAAAGGCATTCTTGACCGCTTAGAGGCTGAGAAAAAACGTAGCAAAATCAACGTGCAACGTTTTAAAGGTTTGGGTGAAATGAACCCGTTGCAGCTGCGCGAAACCACCATAGATCCGAACACCAGACGACTGGTGCAACTGACCATAGATGATTTGGTGCAGACGATGGAAATGATGGATATGTTGCTTGCGAAGAAGCGTGCTCCAGATAGAAAAGATTGGCTGGAGATGAAAGGTGACCGCGCTATAGTGGCTGTGTAG
- the nudF gene encoding ADP-ribose diphosphatase: MPDFKPENYPSFHSSDVKILDQNTVFQGFFRVDSYKVKHKLFNGGWSSEVKRELFERGHAVIVLPYDVKNDSLVLIEQFRIGALQNPNGPWLLEAIAGMIETGETVEQVAQRESEEEAGLKLTEFWPMLSYQSSPGGSTERIHLVLARLTDAVETGVYGLASEQEDIKVHSLSRQAAMQLLQAGKIDNAATVIALQWLALNLDEVRKSWAV, encoded by the coding sequence ATGCCTGATTTCAAGCCAGAAAATTATCCATCCTTTCACTCGTCTGATGTAAAAATACTCGACCAGAACACAGTTTTTCAGGGTTTTTTCCGGGTTGACAGCTACAAAGTAAAGCACAAGTTATTCAACGGTGGCTGGAGCAGCGAAGTAAAGCGCGAATTATTTGAGCGCGGTCATGCGGTCATAGTGCTGCCTTATGATGTAAAAAATGACAGTCTGGTATTAATTGAACAATTCCGTATCGGCGCCCTACAGAATCCAAACGGTCCATGGTTGCTGGAGGCGATAGCAGGCATGATTGAGACAGGGGAAACTGTTGAACAAGTTGCACAACGTGAATCGGAAGAAGAAGCTGGTCTGAAGCTGACAGAATTCTGGCCTATGCTTAGTTATCAAAGTAGCCCGGGCGGTAGTACAGAACGCATTCATTTAGTGCTGGCGCGACTGACAGACGCGGTAGAAACCGGGGTTTATGGCTTGGCATCTGAGCAGGAAGATATTAAAGTTCATAGCTTGTCACGTCAGGCCGCGATGCAACTTTTACAGGCTGGAAAAATAGATAACGCTGCAACTGTCATAGCCTTGCAATGGTTAGCCTTGAATCTGGATGAAGTTCGCAAAAGCTGGGCTGTATAA
- the tolC gene encoding outer membrane channel protein TolC — MKKTLLGTLVVSALALLSVQANAENLQTIYQLATKKDPQVLKASATRDAAKAGIDVSKARLLPQVNLSAGANKSYSDQLDNDTGGQYKSESTTTNAGISLRQSIFDWSRYENLSIAEKVAVQGQTAYDAAVQTLIVRVSQSYFNVLTAEDNLSFVVAEKRAIERQLEQTKQRFAVGLTAITDVHEAQAQYDSAVAREISAQNDLETAREFLREITGEYHAQLDPLNTARFSTSQPTPNNPQDWVETAQDNNLELKIRKLSLDIAENNIQIARSGHYPTVDLTAQTGFNNSTSENRDTGAGFNSPRSDSSSVGIELVLPLYAGGGTVANEEVVRANYVEAAEDLELSHRSVIRQVRSNYNNVGALISSTKALEQAVVSAESALKATEAGFEVGTRTIVDVLQSTRNLFDARRNLSKARYDYILSVLALKQAAGTLTEEDLFTVNKALGN, encoded by the coding sequence ATGAAAAAAACCTTGTTAGGCACGTTGGTAGTCTCGGCACTGGCTCTTCTGAGTGTGCAGGCGAATGCCGAAAATTTGCAAACCATTTATCAGTTAGCTACCAAAAAAGACCCGCAGGTATTAAAAGCTTCCGCTACCCGTGATGCAGCCAAAGCGGGGATCGATGTGTCTAAAGCCAGGTTATTACCACAGGTGAATTTGAGCGCTGGCGCTAACAAATCCTACAGTGACCAGTTGGATAACGACACAGGTGGTCAATACAAGTCAGAAAGTACCACTACCAATGCGGGTATTAGCTTACGTCAATCAATCTTTGACTGGAGCCGTTATGAAAACCTGTCTATTGCTGAGAAAGTGGCAGTACAAGGTCAGACCGCTTATGACGCTGCAGTACAGACGCTGATCGTCCGGGTTTCACAATCTTATTTTAATGTATTAACAGCTGAAGATAATTTAAGTTTTGTCGTGGCTGAAAAACGTGCTATTGAACGTCAGTTAGAACAAACCAAACAACGTTTTGCAGTAGGTTTAACCGCCATTACAGACGTACATGAAGCTCAGGCTCAGTATGACAGCGCTGTTGCTCGTGAAATCAGCGCACAAAATGATTTAGAGACAGCGCGTGAGTTTTTGCGGGAAATTACCGGTGAATACCATGCTCAGCTGGATCCATTAAACACAGCCCGTTTCAGCACTAGTCAGCCAACACCAAACAATCCACAGGATTGGGTGGAAACAGCGCAGGACAATAACCTGGAGCTGAAAATCCGCAAGCTGTCTTTAGATATTGCTGAAAACAATATTCAGATCGCCCGCTCAGGTCATTACCCAACTGTTGATCTGACGGCTCAAACAGGCTTCAACAACAGCACCAGCGAAAACCGCGATACAGGAGCTGGCTTTAATTCACCACGTTCAGACAGCAGTTCTGTGGGTATTGAGTTAGTTCTGCCGTTGTACGCTGGTGGTGGCACTGTCGCTAACGAAGAAGTAGTTCGTGCGAACTACGTAGAAGCAGCTGAAGATTTAGAGCTGAGTCACCGCAGCGTGATCCGTCAGGTTCGCAGCAACTACAACAACGTCGGCGCGCTGATTTCCAGCACCAAAGCTCTGGAACAAGCTGTAGTTTCAGCAGAAAGTGCGTTAAAAGCCACAGAAGCAGGTTTTGAAGTAGGTACCCGTACTATTGTTGACGTATTACAAAGTACCCGTAACCTGTTTGATGCACGCCGTAACCTGTCCAAAGCACGTTACGACTACATCCTGTCTGTTTTAGCCTTAAAACAAGCAGCTGGCACTTTAACTGAAGAAGATTTATTCACTGTAAACAAAGCCTTAGGTAACTAA
- the lpxL gene encoding LpxL/LpxP family Kdo(2)-lipid IV(A) lauroyl/palmitoleoyl acyltransferase: MVHVPRFTIGFLHPKHWPLWCGLGLMWILLWLPYPVLMKMGEGVGWLLMKAMKSRVKVTRRNLELCFPDMPEAEREALVKQNFKETGKAAFETFIGWWWPDWRARPLCHFTGKEHIQNILDQGKGVLLLSGHFLSLEMIARTFGFHCPAVGFYRPNDNEIMEYFQYHGRVRSNRYLIGKRDVRTMIKALNEKEVCFYLPDQDYGRNKAEFVPFFAVKETATTTGTLLFAGSANCETVPIHCYRLPGYQGYRVDALPAFENFPSGDDKNDVTRVNQWLEQGVLAHPEQYMWLHRRFKTRPNPDDPSLY, encoded by the coding sequence GTGGTTCATGTTCCACGTTTTACCATTGGTTTTTTACACCCTAAACACTGGCCCTTATGGTGTGGTTTAGGCCTGATGTGGATCCTGCTGTGGTTGCCTTACCCTGTGTTAATGAAAATGGGCGAAGGTGTCGGCTGGTTGCTGATGAAGGCAATGAAATCCCGGGTGAAAGTCACTCGTCGTAATCTGGAGTTATGTTTTCCTGATATGCCAGAAGCCGAACGTGAAGCTTTAGTAAAACAAAACTTTAAAGAAACCGGCAAAGCAGCCTTTGAAACCTTTATCGGCTGGTGGTGGCCAGATTGGCGCGCCCGTCCTTTGTGTCATTTCACAGGCAAAGAACATATTCAGAACATTTTAGATCAGGGCAAAGGTGTGCTGCTGCTCAGCGGTCATTTTTTATCGCTGGAAATGATTGCCCGTACCTTTGGTTTTCATTGCCCCGCCGTAGGCTTTTATCGCCCTAACGACAATGAAATTATGGAGTACTTCCAGTATCACGGCCGCGTGCGATCGAACCGCTACCTGATTGGTAAACGGGATGTCCGCACCATGATCAAAGCCTTAAACGAAAAAGAAGTGTGTTTTTATCTGCCGGATCAGGACTATGGTCGCAATAAAGCTGAGTTTGTGCCGTTTTTCGCCGTAAAAGAAACAGCCACCACCACAGGCACTTTGTTGTTTGCCGGCAGTGCTAATTGTGAAACTGTACCTATTCATTGTTACCGTTTACCTGGCTATCAGGGTTACCGTGTCGACGCCTTGCCCGCCTTTGAAAATTTTCCAAGTGGTGATGACAAAAACGACGTTACCCGCGTCAATCAATGGCTGGAGCAAGGTGTTTTAGCTCACCCTGAACAATACATGTGGCTACACCGCCGCTTTAAAACCCGACCAAATCCGGACGATCCAAGCCTGTATTAA
- a CDS encoding YqiA/YcfP family alpha/beta fold hydrolase, with translation MSKLVVYLHGFASSSQSEKALITKAFFQQQLPDVELLMPDLPYTPKEAVTAIEQALNGRRPDAVIGSSLGGFLGTYLAEQTGCYAALINPAVAPYELLSQHFGTYHHPVLKQDFKVESQHMPLLAELEHKPSALERYLVLLQEGDEVLDYRKAVQFYAGCTVDVQSGGDHSYQGYANCLPAIVKFCQLA, from the coding sequence ATGTCTAAACTTGTTGTCTATTTACATGGCTTTGCCAGCTCGTCTCAGTCCGAAAAAGCCTTAATCACCAAAGCTTTTTTCCAGCAGCAGTTGCCAGATGTGGAACTCTTGATGCCGGATTTACCTTACACGCCAAAAGAAGCTGTAACCGCAATTGAGCAAGCGCTGAATGGCCGTCGTCCTGATGCGGTGATAGGCAGTTCTTTAGGTGGCTTTTTAGGTACTTATCTGGCGGAACAAACCGGCTGTTATGCTGCGCTGATTAACCCTGCTGTGGCACCTTATGAGCTGTTAAGTCAGCATTTTGGTACTTATCATCATCCGGTACTGAAACAGGATTTCAAAGTTGAATCACAGCATATGCCGCTGCTGGCTGAACTGGAGCATAAACCTTCGGCTTTGGAGCGTTATCTGGTGCTGTTGCAGGAAGGGGATGAAGTGCTGGATTATCGCAAAGCGGTGCAGTTTTATGCAGGTTGTACAGTGGATGTGCAATCAGGTGGTGATCACAGTTATCAGGGCTATGCCAATTGCCTGCCTGCTATTGTCAAGTTTTGCCAATTAGCGTAA
- a CDS encoding DUF1249 domain-containing protein, producing the protein MPNLARKRYVPYLPDFLSLCERNYAQLRFFLPGNQRQGQRCLIHINASESYQVELLELCKYTTTVSIELISQSMVGWFKPRFEVRLYHDARLAEVLACQQVRQLKAVYSYPNVDMLLPDEKRQINLLLRDWLNLCSRRGYQNTGLLA; encoded by the coding sequence ATGCCAAATTTGGCCCGAAAACGTTATGTGCCTTACCTGCCTGATTTTCTCAGTTTATGTGAGCGCAATTACGCACAGCTGCGTTTTTTCTTACCTGGTAATCAGCGTCAGGGCCAGCGTTGTCTAATTCATATCAATGCCAGTGAAAGTTATCAGGTGGAATTGCTGGAGCTGTGTAAATACACTACGACTGTCAGTATTGAATTGATTAGTCAGTCTATGGTTGGTTGGTTTAAACCGCGTTTTGAAGTGCGTTTGTATCACGATGCGCGACTGGCTGAAGTATTGGCTTGTCAGCAGGTGCGCCAGCTCAAAGCCGTATACAGTTATCCGAATGTGGATATGTTGCTGCCGGATGAAAAACGGCAGATTAATTTGTTGCTGCGCGACTGGCTGAATTTGTGCTCACGCCGTGGTTATCAGAACACAGGTTTATTGGCCTGA
- a CDS encoding metallophosphoesterase family protein yields MAVVFAKKDSYRLVHISDCHLVAEPEGWFCGVQPYRQLELLLSQLQSNQPDAVILTGDLTQDHSLASYQLITQLFSDWSCPVFYLPGNHDDMELMQRAFASTPFCGDTELSLGDWRLCLLNSKGPTPAGYFDTARQQQLQQQLLSYPFDSAVWLFCHHHISPMGSFIDEHIQLDAAALWQIIGSDRRIKGFSHGHCHYAYAKIQQGIHLVGCPASSVQFLLTPDYQPVAARPGYIEWIFNANANADTAVRWQFLEG; encoded by the coding sequence ATGGCTGTGGTCTTTGCCAAAAAAGATTCTTATCGTCTGGTGCATATTTCTGATTGTCATTTAGTGGCTGAACCAGAGGGCTGGTTTTGTGGCGTACAGCCTTATCGCCAGTTGGAACTGCTGTTATCTCAACTTCAATCCAATCAGCCAGATGCTGTTATTCTGACCGGAGATTTAACTCAGGATCATAGCCTTGCGTCCTATCAACTGATCACGCAGCTGTTTAGTGACTGGTCCTGCCCTGTGTTTTATCTGCCAGGTAATCATGATGATATGGAATTGATGCAGAGGGCTTTTGCATCAACACCTTTTTGTGGGGATACAGAGTTAAGCCTGGGCGACTGGCGGCTCTGTTTACTCAATAGCAAAGGGCCAACACCGGCAGGCTATTTTGATACAGCACGACAACAGCAGTTGCAGCAGCAGTTGTTGTCTTATCCGTTTGATTCCGCCGTTTGGTTGTTTTGTCATCATCATATCAGCCCTATGGGCAGTTTTATTGATGAGCATATTCAGCTCGACGCGGCAGCTTTGTGGCAGATCATCGGCTCTGATCGGCGGATTAAAGGTTTTTCCCATGGTCATTGTCATTATGCCTATGCCAAAATACAGCAAGGTATCCACCTGGTGGGGTGTCCTGCCAGTTCAGTGCAGTTTCTGCTAACACCGGATTATCAGCCTGTTGCTGCTCGTCCTGGTTATATTGAATGGATTTTTAATGCCAATGCTAATGCTGATACGGCGGTGCGTTGGCAATTTCTGGAAGGGTAA
- the parC gene encoding DNA topoisomerase IV subunit A, whose product MTDIMISNEGTEQLPLRRFTEEAYLNYSMYVIMDRALPFIGDGLKPVQRRIIYAMSELGLSHLAKYKKSARTVGDVLGKFHPHGDSACYEAMVLMAQPFSYRYPLVDGQGNWGAPDDPKSFAAMRYTEAKLSRFSEVLLNELGQGTVDWVPNFDGTMDEPRTLPARLPHILLNGVTGIAVGMATDIPPHNAREVANATAFLLDNPKATIPDLMQYIQGPDYPTDAEIISPAHELQAIYETGRGSIKMRGLYQLEDGDIIITALPHQTSGSKVLEQIAAQMNAKKLPMVSDLRDESDHENPTRIVIVPRSNRIDVEQLMAHLFATTDLEKSYRVNLNILGLDQRPRVKNLLEILSEWLVFRRDTVRRRLQFRLDKVLDRLHVLEALLIAFLNIDEVIKIIRENDQPKPVLMAHFGITERQAEAILELKLRHLAKLEEMKIRGEQAELEKERDYLEGILGSEKKLTKLIREELLSDAEKYGDNRRSPIVMREEAKALSEKELLPSEPVTVVLSEKGWVRCAKGHDVDGNSLQYKAGDGFKAAASGRSNRYAAFIDSSGRAFAAEAHDLPSARGQGEPLTGRFTLVAGENFEHVLMAEDSQKLLLASDAGYGFVGTFADLVSRNKAGKAVLTLPTGAKVLSPIPIKNPETDLVVAISTEGRMLVFPVADLPQLSKGKGNKILSIPSARAASREEYLKLLTVVPAATAVTLVAGKRKMTIKVDDLAHYIGERGRRGNKLPRGLQRIDELLTGEVAGDTAE is encoded by the coding sequence ATGACAGATATTATGATATCCAATGAAGGGACTGAGCAGCTGCCGCTGCGTCGCTTTACTGAAGAAGCCTACCTGAATTATTCGATGTACGTCATTATGGACCGTGCTTTGCCCTTTATTGGCGACGGTTTAAAACCAGTACAACGTCGTATTATTTATGCGATGTCAGAACTGGGTTTATCGCATTTGGCGAAGTACAAAAAATCTGCCCGTACAGTGGGTGACGTGTTAGGTAAATTTCACCCTCATGGTGACAGCGCCTGTTACGAAGCTATGGTCTTGATGGCTCAGCCGTTTTCTTACCGTTACCCTTTGGTAGACGGTCAGGGCAACTGGGGTGCACCGGACGATCCAAAGTCCTTCGCGGCCATGCGTTATACCGAAGCCAAATTGTCCCGTTTCAGTGAAGTGTTATTAAACGAGTTGGGGCAGGGCACTGTGGACTGGGTGCCAAACTTTGACGGCACTATGGACGAGCCCCGCACTTTACCAGCTCGTTTGCCGCATATTCTGCTGAATGGCGTGACGGGTATAGCTGTAGGTATGGCGACAGATATTCCGCCGCATAACGCCCGTGAAGTAGCCAACGCCACCGCCTTTTTACTGGATAACCCGAAAGCGACTATCCCGGATCTGATGCAGTATATTCAGGGGCCGGATTATCCGACGGACGCTGAAATTATCAGCCCGGCGCACGAACTGCAGGCTATTTATGAAACAGGCCGCGGTAGCATTAAGATGCGTGGTTTGTATCAGCTGGAAGATGGCGACATTATTATCACCGCCTTGCCGCATCAGACTTCAGGCTCGAAAGTGCTGGAACAGATAGCAGCTCAGATGAACGCGAAAAAACTGCCTATGGTCAGTGATTTACGTGATGAATCTGATCATGAAAACCCAACCCGCATCGTGATAGTGCCTCGTTCAAACCGCATAGACGTTGAACAGCTGATGGCGCATTTGTTTGCCACCACTGACTTGGAAAAAAGCTATCGCGTGAATTTAAACATTCTGGGCCTGGATCAGCGGCCCCGGGTGAAAAACTTACTGGAAATTTTATCTGAATGGCTGGTGTTCCGCCGCGACACAGTGCGTCGTCGTCTGCAGTTCCGCTTGGATAAAGTGCTGGATCGTTTGCATGTGTTAGAGGCGTTGTTGATCGCGTTTTTAAACATCGACGAAGTGATTAAAATTATCCGCGAAAACGATCAGCCAAAACCTGTGTTAATGGCGCATTTCGGCATTACCGAACGTCAGGCTGAAGCCATACTGGAATTAAAGTTACGTCACTTAGCTAAGCTGGAAGAGATGAAAATCCGCGGCGAACAAGCCGAGCTGGAAAAAGAGCGTGACTACTTAGAAGGCATTTTAGGTTCAGAGAAAAAGCTGACCAAGCTTATTCGTGAAGAGCTGCTGTCGGATGCTGAAAAATATGGCGACAACCGCAGAAGCCCAATAGTAATGCGTGAAGAAGCCAAAGCCTTAAGCGAAAAAGAATTACTGCCAAGTGAGCCTGTCACTGTAGTGCTGTCTGAAAAAGGCTGGGTGCGCTGCGCTAAAGGCCATGATGTCGACGGCAACAGTCTGCAATACAAAGCAGGAGACGGTTTTAAAGCGGCAGCTTCTGGACGAAGTAACAGATACGCCGCCTTTATCGATTCATCAGGTCGTGCCTTTGCGGCCGAAGCTCACGATTTACCTTCTGCCCGTGGTCAGGGCGAGCCTTTAACAGGTCGCTTCACGCTGGTGGCAGGGGAAAACTTTGAGCATGTACTGATGGCTGAAGACAGCCAGAAGTTATTGTTGGCCAGTGATGCTGGTTATGGTTTTGTTGGTACTTTTGCCGATTTAGTCAGTCGCAATAAAGCTGGTAAAGCAGTATTAACTTTGCCAACCGGAGCCAAAGTATTAAGCCCAATCCCTATCAAAAACCCGGAAACGGATTTAGTAGTGGCTATCAGTACTGAAGGTCGCATGCTGGTGTTCCCTGTGGCTGATTTGCCACAACTGAGCAAAGGTAAAGGCAATAAGATTTTATCTATTCCATCGGCCCGCGCCGCCAGTCGCGAAGAGTATCTGAAACTCTTAACCGTAGTGCCAGCAGCCACAGCTGTGACTTTAGTGGCAGGTAAACGCAAAATGACCATTAAGGTGGATGATTTAGCGCATTACATAGGTGAGCGCGGTCGTCGTGGTAACAAGTTACCTCGTGGTTTGCAGCGTATCGATGAGCTGTTAACAGGTGAAGTGGCTGGCGATACTGCGGAATAA
- a CDS encoding tetratricopeptide repeat protein: MPEWLVQVKQQKAQQPEQMLVVLQQQQAAYGDWPSELQVQYLLQLADVYESLGKHQQQQDVAERGLALLGERRDLTTIDFWNNLGFALEMQSQYQQALHYYQQASALAAKLNAEKLHIEADINIAAIYSIQDKFQEALVLLKSSYDRAVLLKDPEILAYVNAELGLLYVGLGFDKEAIDFMEKAIEGYDALGWQKDKMDVLFNLARSYSYTEQYDKAMQSYDQLLQLAIAQQDQANLYFAYLGLASTSKDNEKLDAALAYIEKAEQYLPGLESTYQNSMHHYEKALIYRELGQISLASQELAQAELSLSKEENSANQSSQLWILNLKARLEADSGRYQKAYEHLNEFFQGYHKLRNKEHELSVEKLRLGFDAQRQQAQNELLAKDNELQALRLQEAERKRQNQWLWIGLFGCTSLVLLVLLLWQLARRQAQLQAQTLEKQQSNQAG; the protein is encoded by the coding sequence ATGCCTGAATGGCTGGTGCAGGTGAAGCAACAAAAAGCTCAACAACCAGAGCAAATGTTAGTGGTGCTGCAACAGCAACAGGCCGCTTATGGCGATTGGCCAAGCGAGCTGCAGGTACAGTATTTATTGCAACTGGCAGATGTCTACGAAAGTTTAGGTAAACACCAGCAGCAGCAGGACGTGGCTGAACGCGGTCTGGCTTTGCTGGGGGAACGCCGGGATTTAACCACCATCGACTTTTGGAACAATTTAGGTTTTGCTCTCGAGATGCAAAGTCAGTATCAGCAGGCCTTGCATTATTATCAGCAGGCTTCGGCTTTGGCCGCAAAGTTGAACGCTGAAAAACTGCATATCGAAGCCGACATTAATATTGCCGCTATCTACAGCATTCAGGATAAATTCCAGGAAGCTCTGGTGTTGCTGAAAAGCAGTTACGACAGAGCTGTGCTGTTAAAAGATCCGGAAATTCTGGCTTATGTAAATGCTGAACTCGGGTTGCTTTACGTAGGCCTTGGTTTTGATAAAGAAGCCATAGATTTTATGGAAAAGGCGATCGAAGGCTACGACGCTTTAGGCTGGCAAAAAGATAAAATGGATGTGTTGTTTAATTTAGCCAGAAGTTACAGCTATACCGAACAATACGACAAAGCCATGCAAAGTTATGATCAGTTGCTGCAACTGGCGATAGCGCAGCAGGATCAGGCCAATTTGTATTTTGCCTATCTGGGGCTGGCGTCGACCAGTAAAGACAATGAGAAGCTGGATGCAGCCTTGGCTTATATCGAAAAAGCTGAACAGTATTTGCCTGGTTTAGAGTCGACTTATCAAAACTCGATGCACCACTATGAAAAAGCTCTGATTTACCGTGAGTTGGGCCAGATTTCTTTGGCCAGTCAGGAATTGGCTCAGGCTGAACTTAGCTTAAGTAAAGAAGAAAACAGTGCCAATCAGTCCAGCCAGTTGTGGATCCTGAATTTAAAAGCACGGTTGGAAGCGGATTCGGGTCGCTATCAAAAAGCCTATGAGCATCTGAATGAGTTTTTTCAGGGCTATCACAAATTACGCAATAAAGAACATGAGCTGTCGGTGGAAAAACTGCGCTTAGGTTTTGATGCACAGCGCCAGCAAGCACAAAATGAGCTACTGGCCAAAGACAATGAATTACAGGCCCTGCGCTTGCAGGAAGCTGAACGCAAAAGACAAAACCAGTGGTTATGGATAGGGCTGTTTGGCTGCACCAGTTTAGTCTTGCTGGTATTACTGCTGTGGCAACTGGCGCGTCGCCAGGCTCAGTTGCAAGCCCAAACGCTTGAAAAACAACAATCAAATCAGGCTGGTTAA